A single Streptomyces sp. NBC_01381 DNA region contains:
- a CDS encoding HAMP domain-containing sensor histidine kinase, whose amino-acid sequence MRRRLRLTYVLLIGALLGALAVPLGLAYAQQRTHQLLLDRRADATHLAGLAEQAVREGGPAEADLAAEVRRYTWLYDAGAEVRDATGAVLAAGGGVGDGARDARHGALAGRTTERLPLVTPFGPRRVTVAEPAGRDAQVVGTVLLVAPADAARRDVALVWAALAAGAIAMFAAAYVAAGRLARWTLRPVAELDAATEAIAAGQLHARAPVGGSGPSELRRLEERFNAMADTVAAVVERQRAFVADASHELRTPLAVLTLRVENLRSELTDPGSQDYERALDEIDRLSALLDDLLALAQVESGTPAAVEPVDVVGEVRPRLDAWAEVAEARGIGFAVRLPGELTARCVPQTAGRVLDVAVDNALKFTPEGGRVEVSLAEAAGEVVLRVADDGPGLPPDELAVARDRFWRSPRHSNVDGSGLGLALADELARASGGSLDLLPREPHGLVTRLRLPIQSSGERR is encoded by the coding sequence ATGCGCCGCCGCCTGCGCCTGACGTACGTCCTCCTGATCGGCGCGCTGCTTGGTGCCCTTGCCGTGCCGCTGGGCCTTGCCTACGCACAGCAGCGCACGCATCAACTGCTCCTGGACCGCCGCGCGGACGCCACCCACCTGGCCGGTCTCGCGGAACAGGCGGTACGGGAGGGCGGCCCGGCCGAAGCGGACCTGGCGGCGGAGGTGCGCCGTTACACCTGGCTCTACGACGCCGGCGCAGAGGTCAGGGACGCCACCGGAGCGGTCCTTGCGGCGGGCGGCGGCGTCGGCGACGGCGCGCGCGACGCCCGGCACGGAGCCCTTGCCGGGCGGACCACGGAACGACTGCCGCTGGTGACGCCGTTCGGGCCGCGGCGGGTGACGGTGGCCGAACCCGCGGGACGGGACGCCCAGGTCGTCGGCACGGTCCTGCTGGTCGCCCCGGCGGACGCGGCGCGCCGGGACGTCGCCCTGGTGTGGGCGGCGCTCGCGGCGGGCGCCATCGCGATGTTCGCCGCGGCCTATGTGGCGGCGGGACGCCTCGCGCGATGGACGCTGCGGCCGGTGGCGGAGCTGGACGCGGCGACGGAGGCGATCGCCGCGGGGCAGTTGCACGCGCGGGCTCCGGTCGGCGGCTCAGGGCCTTCGGAGCTGCGGCGCCTCGAGGAGCGGTTCAACGCGATGGCCGACACCGTGGCCGCGGTGGTGGAGCGGCAGCGGGCGTTCGTCGCGGATGCCTCGCACGAGCTGCGTACGCCGCTTGCCGTGCTGACGCTGCGGGTGGAGAACCTGCGGTCGGAGCTGACCGACCCCGGATCGCAGGACTACGAGCGCGCCCTCGACGAGATCGACCGGCTCAGCGCCCTGCTCGACGACCTCCTCGCCCTCGCCCAGGTGGAGAGCGGCACGCCCGCCGCCGTGGAACCCGTGGACGTGGTGGGCGAGGTGCGGCCGAGGCTGGATGCCTGGGCGGAGGTGGCCGAGGCGCGCGGGATCGGCTTCGCGGTCCGGCTGCCCGGGGAGCTGACCGCCCGCTGTGTGCCGCAGACCGCGGGGCGTGTCCTGGACGTCGCGGTGGACAACGCGCTGAAGTTCACCCCGGAGGGCGGGCGGGTCGAGGTGAGCCTGGCCGAGGCCGCGGGGGAGGTGGTGTTGCGCGTCGCCGACGACGGACCGGGGCTGCCGCCCGATGAACTCGCCGTGGCCAGGGACCGGTTCTGGCGCTCGCCCCGGCACTCCAACGTCGACGGCAGCGGGCTCGGCCTCGCCCTCGCCGATGAGCTGGCGCGCGCGAGCGGCGGCAGCCTGGACCTGCTGCCGCGGGAGCCGCACGGCCTGGTGACGCGGTTGCGGCTGCCGATTCAGTCGTCGGGGGAGCGGCGGTAG